From the Candidatus Amarolinea dominans genome, one window contains:
- a CDS encoding PD-(D/E)XK nuclease family protein — MTIESDEIEERIEEFFEENMATLALESGHSLSPQARETARQQVLVYWRKLRAIAERVTDTEVGLSLPQNRSPDGRTFAIEGIVDIVREDERVVMYDIKTHETEAIRANIEDYERQLNVYAYIWQNLRGQRLDETAVICTQLPEALKQAANVRDERRMAYELGRWEPVIPIPFEPGHVAETVREFGETVDEIEDGCFAPPDLTTLQARLPGTTRTFATDICRYCDARFSCASYRQYAHAASRGVEARFRQYFDDFGDETTQADRLVTGLTE, encoded by the coding sequence ATGACGATCGAGAGCGACGAGATCGAAGAACGGATCGAGGAGTTCTTCGAGGAGAATATGGCGACCCTGGCGCTGGAAAGCGGCCACTCGTTGTCGCCCCAAGCCAGGGAGACGGCGCGGCAGCAAGTCCTCGTGTACTGGCGGAAGCTGCGGGCGATTGCCGAGCGGGTGACCGACACGGAGGTGGGCCTGAGCTTGCCGCAAAACCGCAGCCCGGACGGCCGGACGTTCGCGATCGAGGGGATCGTGGATATTGTGCGGGAGGACGAGCGCGTGGTGATGTACGACATCAAGACGCACGAGACGGAGGCGATCCGGGCGAATATCGAGGACTACGAACGGCAGTTGAACGTGTACGCGTATATCTGGCAGAACCTGCGGGGGCAGCGGCTGGACGAGACGGCCGTGATCTGCACGCAACTGCCGGAGGCGCTGAAGCAGGCGGCCAACGTGCGGGATGAGCGCCGGATGGCGTATGAGTTGGGCCGCTGGGAGCCGGTGATCCCGATTCCGTTCGAGCCGGGGCACGTGGCGGAGACGGTGCGCGAGTTCGGGGAGACGGTGGATGAGATCGAGGACGGCTGCTTTGCGCCGCCGGACCTGACGACGCTGCAAGCTCGGCTGCCGGGGACAACGCGCACCTTTGCGACCGATATCTGTCGCTATTGCGACGCGCGCTTCTCGTGCGCGTCGTACCGGCAGTACGCGCACGCGGCGAGCCGCGGGGTCGAAGCACGCTTCCGGCAGTACTTCGATGATTTTGGCGACGAGACGACCCAGGCCGACCGCCTGGTGACCGGACTGACGGAATAG
- a CDS encoding bifunctional riboflavin kinase/FAD synthetase, translated as MQRYRDLYQTQLTAPTYLSIGNFDGVHAGHQALLQQMLAAAHLTGAQAGILTFDPHPREVLRPDQPSPSLSTLDERLALLEALGLDFVVVQPFSRATAQVTATEFATLLVNRLHVRELWVGPDFALGHKRQGTVSFLQEIGARLGFTVQVAATFWQDGYEVRSGAIRSLIESGDVRTAARLLGHPYTLTGMVVKGDQRGATIGFPTANLAVAANRLLPANGVYATWVVLPWERRAAVTNIGVRPTFSGQGRSIEAHILDFSGDLYGQSLALEFVQRLRPEQRFDGIETLIAQIRVDAAQARALLTFAAEDAGHSLIYEELEHTADWAVRIFGRDLLTLFAHAGETLFRLIQTPFTAPPQVTRQVQVEGADLEMLLVRWLQELLYLMETEGELYTQFSIEALTPPAGAEPARLTATVAGIRGRSDRSPIKAVTYHDLSVSQTDDGWQATVLFDT; from the coding sequence ATGCAACGCTACCGCGATCTCTATCAGACGCAACTAACTGCGCCCACCTACCTGAGTATCGGCAACTTCGACGGGGTTCATGCCGGTCATCAGGCCCTGCTGCAGCAGATGCTGGCCGCCGCGCACCTGACCGGCGCGCAGGCCGGCATCCTGACCTTCGATCCGCACCCGCGCGAGGTGCTGCGGCCTGACCAACCCTCGCCCAGCCTCTCCACGCTGGACGAGCGCCTGGCGCTGCTGGAGGCGCTGGGCCTGGACTTCGTCGTCGTGCAGCCATTCAGCCGCGCGACCGCGCAGGTGACGGCGACCGAATTTGCCACGCTGTTGGTCAATCGTCTGCACGTGCGCGAACTGTGGGTGGGACCGGACTTTGCCCTGGGACACAAGCGTCAGGGCACGGTATCGTTCTTGCAAGAGATCGGGGCACGCCTCGGATTCACGGTGCAGGTGGCAGCCACGTTCTGGCAGGATGGTTATGAGGTGCGCAGCGGGGCAATTCGCAGCCTGATCGAGAGCGGCGACGTGCGCACGGCCGCCCGCCTGTTGGGCCACCCCTACACCCTGACCGGAATGGTGGTCAAGGGCGATCAGCGCGGGGCCACGATTGGCTTCCCCACGGCCAACCTGGCGGTCGCGGCCAATCGCCTGCTGCCGGCCAACGGCGTCTATGCGACGTGGGTGGTGCTGCCCTGGGAACGCCGCGCCGCGGTGACCAACATCGGCGTGCGCCCCACCTTCAGCGGGCAGGGCCGTTCCATCGAAGCGCACATCCTGGATTTCAGCGGTGATCTGTACGGTCAGTCGTTAGCGTTGGAATTCGTGCAGCGCCTGCGGCCCGAACAGCGCTTCGACGGCATCGAGACCCTGATCGCCCAGATTCGCGTGGACGCGGCGCAGGCACGCGCGCTTCTGACCTTTGCGGCCGAAGATGCCGGGCATTCGCTCATTTACGAAGAACTGGAGCACACGGCCGATTGGGCGGTGCGCATCTTTGGCCGCGATCTGCTCACGCTCTTTGCCCACGCCGGCGAGACCCTTTTCCGCCTCATCCAGACGCCCTTCACCGCGCCACCGCAGGTCACGCGGCAGGTACAGGTCGAAGGCGCAGATCTGGAGATGCTGCTGGTGAGATGGCTGCAGGAATTGCTCTATTTGATGGAAACCGAGGGCGAACTGTACACGCAGTTCAGCATCGAGGCGCTCACCCCGCCGGCCGGCGCGGAGCCGGCGCGTCTGACCGCCACCGTGGCCGGCATCCGCGGCCGCAGCGATCGGTCACCCATCAAAGCCGTGACCTATCACGACCTCAGCGTCAGCCAGACGGACGATGGCTGGCAAGCGACGGTGTTGTTCGATACGTGA
- a CDS encoding ATP-binding protein produces the protein MSDTPRERWRDYWSDCARLLYWAYFKPFTLADHLRRIHPDLEPNGNPFRLWRDFDAYPELARYARQASHLAQVAPILAVLLVGTLLSLAGYPFDWGSAFTFVLPFVFGVRLATRPGSGEVQRWGLRLIYLIFGITFLFAILQRFAPGVAANLFGPVTAMAARLSIDLTIWLPVFFLVAFGVAGGVAFGVAVGVAFGVAVGVALGVALGVALGVALGVAGGVAVGVALGVAFGVAVGVALGVALGVALGVALGVAGGVAFGVAVGVAFGVAVGVALGVAFGVAGGVALGVAMIAGSLRLIFWPFEAFWMLVLRLWASEERAGQGLRYLPIYYDEFIVLPLPLLGSFLAQAYRSNQAGARQAIDYLTTHSRQQAAARQAQVLIALDRLARCANTDEIAAAGDELRWIAQPPPPELGATLPALLDVSQGVRAAQQATSRYRQQEAVRRQLDQLRVLRESLVTGSTAHASQFGAIIDRWQKTLAAAVRVLEEAQSDDTEIAPAYIAGPHLRPDEAQRLFKGRDDLFREIESALLAPQAPVLLLVGQRRTGKTSLIAYLPQRLLADVVPVRVNVQRAAAAATNAGLAYSLAQEIVDSARSGRNLILPAPALADFRLDPFVALSDWLGLAERTAKGRDFLLCLDEFQRLDEVVAATRSRAALNFLRDLLEHRPRWRLLLAGSLSAEEMAPYWSDTLINARRLQISYLKPEEARELIEHPVPGFEQQMRYDGTAREAIVELTRGQPYLVQLVCAELVDLLNREHRHLVRAKNVETIIPLALEHGGEYFDELWGNAAPAQRDVLRKVATGTFQAGDAAVLTALIRRELLEVVNGVPRFQVPLIARWVRERSPFPAELRDEDTRSGKTL, from the coding sequence ATGAGCGACACGCCGCGCGAGCGCTGGAGAGACTATTGGTCCGACTGCGCCCGCCTCCTCTACTGGGCCTACTTCAAGCCCTTTACGCTGGCCGACCACCTGCGGCGCATCCATCCTGATCTGGAACCGAATGGCAATCCGTTCCGGCTGTGGCGGGACTTCGATGCCTATCCTGAACTGGCTCGCTACGCCCGCCAGGCGAGTCACCTGGCCCAGGTTGCCCCCATCCTGGCGGTGCTCCTTGTGGGCACACTTCTCTCGCTCGCTGGCTACCCCTTCGACTGGGGAAGTGCCTTCACATTCGTTCTCCCCTTTGTCTTCGGCGTGCGCTTAGCGACGCGACCCGGCAGCGGAGAAGTCCAACGTTGGGGGTTGCGACTAATCTACCTCATCTTCGGGATTACTTTCCTTTTTGCTATTCTGCAGCGTTTTGCACCTGGCGTGGCCGCGAACCTGTTCGGACCGGTGACTGCCATGGCCGCAAGGCTGTCCATTGATCTGACCATTTGGCTGCCCGTTTTCTTTTTGGTGGCGTTCGGCGTGGCGGGCGGCGTGGCGTTCGGCGTGGCGGTCGGCGTGGCGTTCGGCGTGGCGGTCGGCGTGGCGTTAGGCGTGGCGTTAGGCGTGGCGTTAGGCGTGGCGTTAGGCGTGGCGGGCGGCGTGGCGGTCGGCGTGGCGTTAGGCGTGGCGTTCGGCGTGGCGGTCGGCGTGGCGTTAGGCGTGGCGTTAGGCGTGGCGTTAGGCGTGGCGTTAGGCGTGGCGGGCGGCGTGGCGTTCGGCGTGGCGGTCGGCGTGGCGTTCGGCGTGGCGGTCGGCGTGGCGTTAGGCGTGGCGTTCGGCGTGGCGGGCGGCGTGGCGTTAGGCGTGGCGATGATTGCCGGCTCTCTGCGCCTTATCTTCTGGCCCTTCGAGGCGTTCTGGATGCTCGTGCTGCGGCTGTGGGCTTCGGAAGAACGCGCGGGACAGGGGCTGCGCTATCTGCCGATCTACTACGACGAGTTCATCGTGCTGCCCTTGCCCCTACTGGGTTCCTTCCTCGCCCAGGCTTACCGCAGCAACCAGGCGGGCGCGCGGCAGGCGATTGACTACCTGACGACCCACTCGCGGCAGCAAGCTGCTGCGCGCCAGGCCCAGGTGCTGATTGCGTTGGATCGGCTGGCGCGCTGCGCGAATACCGACGAGATCGCGGCCGCGGGTGACGAGTTGCGCTGGATCGCCCAGCCGCCTCCACCCGAGTTGGGCGCCACCCTGCCGGCCTTGCTGGACGTGAGCCAGGGCGTGCGTGCGGCCCAGCAAGCCACGAGCCGCTACCGCCAGCAAGAGGCCGTGCGGCGCCAACTCGACCAGTTGCGCGTGCTGCGCGAGAGCCTGGTGACCGGCTCGACGGCGCACGCCTCGCAATTTGGCGCCATCATTGATCGCTGGCAGAAGACGCTGGCCGCAGCCGTGCGGGTGCTGGAGGAAGCGCAGAGCGACGATACCGAGATCGCCCCGGCATACATCGCCGGCCCTCATCTGCGGCCCGATGAAGCCCAGCGCCTCTTCAAAGGCCGCGACGATCTGTTTCGGGAGATCGAGAGCGCACTGTTGGCGCCCCAGGCACCGGTGTTGCTGTTGGTCGGTCAGCGCCGCACGGGGAAGACCTCGCTGATCGCTTACCTGCCCCAACGCCTGCTGGCCGACGTGGTGCCGGTGCGCGTCAATGTGCAGCGAGCCGCCGCGGCGGCCACCAATGCCGGCCTGGCCTACAGCCTGGCCCAGGAGATCGTGGACAGCGCGCGCAGCGGGCGCAACCTGATCCTGCCGGCCCCCGCCCTGGCCGACTTCCGTCTCGACCCTTTCGTCGCCCTGAGTGACTGGCTCGGCCTGGCAGAACGGACGGCCAAGGGACGCGACTTTCTCCTCTGCCTGGACGAGTTCCAGCGCCTGGATGAGGTGGTTGCAGCCACTCGCAGCCGCGCCGCGCTCAACTTTCTGCGCGATCTGCTCGAGCACCGCCCACGCTGGCGCCTGCTCTTGGCCGGATCGCTCTCCGCCGAGGAGATGGCGCCGTACTGGAGCGACACCCTGATCAATGCCCGTCGTCTGCAGATCAGCTACTTGAAGCCGGAAGAAGCCCGGGAGCTGATCGAGCACCCCGTTCCCGGCTTCGAGCAACAGATGCGATACGACGGGACCGCGCGCGAGGCGATCGTAGAACTGACGCGCGGTCAGCCCTACCTGGTGCAGCTTGTCTGCGCCGAATTGGTGGACCTGCTGAACCGCGAGCACCGCCATCTGGTGCGTGCGAAGAACGTCGAAACGATCATTCCGCTGGCGCTGGAGCATGGGGGAGAGTACTTCGACGAATTGTGGGGAAACGCTGCACCGGCGCAACGTGACGTGTTGAGGAAGGTCGCCACCGGGACGTTCCAGGCTGGCGATGCGGCAGTCCTCACCGCCCTAATCCGCCGCGAGCTGCTGGAAGTGGTCAACGGCGTTCCCCGCTTCCAGGTACCGCTGATCGCCCGTTGGGTACGCGAACGCTCGCCATTCCCCGCAGAACTGCGCGACGAGGACACCCGGTCCGGAAAAACTCTTTGA
- the prfB gene encoding peptide chain release factor 2 (programmed frameshift), translated as MQDLTLRLDKLDARFESIWRRLDLDEKSKKVVEFEQQSQASDFWNDGLAAQKQMRELSDLRQQVESWTALRHEVRDARIMLEMAQAEEDEDTGAELVSELDRLQKVLEERIFQLALSGKHDRNDAILAIHAGEGGTEAQDWASMMLRMYLRWAERRGYKATITDQTQGDTAGIKSVYVEVMGEHAYGYLKAEKGNHRLVRISPFDGSARRHTSFAKVEVMPVLDDDIEIKIAPSDIRMDFFLSGGAGGQNVQKNSTAVRITHLTSGLVVTCQNERSQLQNRESAMRVLRGKLYEIERQKNEAERTEIKGDLVHAGFGSRIRSYVLHPYQMVKDERTGLETSNTQAVLDGEIDAFIDAWLRQQVGDEE; from the exons ATGCAAGATCTCACACTACGCCTGGACAAACTCGACGCCCGCTTCGAGTCAATCTGGAGGCGTCTT GACTTAGATGAGAAGTCCAAGAAGGTTGTAGAATTCGAACAACAATCGCAGGCGTCGGATTTCTGGAACGATGGCCTGGCCGCGCAAAAGCAGATGCGTGAACTGTCCGATCTGCGCCAGCAGGTTGAGAGTTGGACAGCCCTGCGCCATGAGGTGCGGGACGCGCGCATCATGCTGGAAATGGCGCAGGCTGAGGAGGATGAAGACACCGGCGCTGAGCTGGTGTCTGAGCTGGATCGGCTGCAAAAGGTGCTGGAGGAGCGCATCTTCCAACTGGCCTTGTCGGGCAAACATGATCGCAACGATGCCATTCTGGCGATCCACGCGGGCGAAGGCGGCACCGAGGCGCAGGATTGGGCCAGCATGATGCTGCGCATGTATCTGCGCTGGGCCGAGCGCCGCGGGTACAAGGCCACCATCACCGATCAGACGCAAGGCGACACCGCGGGCATCAAGAGCGTTTATGTGGAGGTGATGGGGGAGCATGCGTATGGCTACCTGAAGGCCGAAAAGGGCAATCATCGCCTGGTGCGCATCAGCCCGTTCGACGGCTCGGCCCGGCGCCACACGTCGTTTGCCAAAGTCGAAGTGATGCCCGTTCTGGACGACGACATCGAGATCAAGATCGCCCCGAGCGACATTCGCATGGACTTCTTCCTGTCCGGCGGCGCCGGCGGGCAGAATGTGCAGAAGAACTCGACGGCCGTGCGCATCACGCACCTGACCAGCGGCCTGGTGGTGACGTGCCAGAATGAACGCAGCCAATTGCAGAATCGTGAGTCCGCGATGCGCGTGCTGCGCGGCAAGCTGTATGAAATCGAACGGCAGAAGAACGAGGCCGAGCGCACCGAGATCAAAGGCGACCTGGTGCATGCCGGCTTCGGCAGCCGCATACGCTCCTACGTTCTTCATCCCTATCAAATGGTCAAGGACGAGCGCACTGGCCTTGAAACCAGCAATACCCAGGCCGTGCTGGATGGCGAAATTGACGCGTTCATTGACGCCTGGCTGCGCCAGCAGGTGGGCGACGAAGAATAG
- a CDS encoding ATP-dependent helicase produces MQKINALFDERQHPGSRHYAVTHTLALFNRFSEECLTPAKITASVTDATLSRLAQMYAAYLDSLRPPGKPASTDFALLQQEALRVLDGQDGATPAFQHVIVDEYQDTNTVQERLFFRLAGGSRNLCVVGDDDQALYRFRGATVENFVQFPQRCMTAFGVAPTTIPLDTNYRSRRQIVDFYTRFVSQCDWRNPRGGHFRVTSKQIRAASSDAGVAMVASTAAEPVAVAAEIAGLVKQLLDGGRVENANQIAFLFPSLKSAMVKRMQKALEDRGLRVYAPRAGTFLEVDESVALFGVFLRVFGRPARGDFRGEDYENYHRWLDEAEATGERLCQADRRLDVFVRDREGEIAQAVSDYQALVQVAERENWRLDAPYEPRRMTRALYNASRLSETARRKLGSPYFEKVIERRISDGRPFSLSYILSSTTALDWGVLDLFYRLCGFDHFRAMFDLAECGEDEGPICNLGLISQYLSRFMDEYGAIITAPRLQDDGMARILFSAYLFALFRRGESEYEDAEDPFPKGRIPFLTIHQAKGLEFPVVVLGNARKDTNRGPQPVESLVHPLLDREGEPLERMAEFDAMRLFYVALSRAKNLLVIAHPKGRGQQISRPFRDLLDGEVPRIPQLDVASLPVARLVEDETPHSYSYTGDYLFYRRCPRQYMIFRKYGFVPSRSQTMMFGSLVHRTLDDLHQLLIYRRSQEE; encoded by the coding sequence GTGCAGAAGATCAATGCCTTGTTTGATGAGCGCCAGCATCCCGGGTCGCGACACTATGCGGTGACACATACCCTGGCGCTCTTCAACCGCTTTTCTGAGGAGTGCTTGACGCCAGCGAAGATCACGGCGTCGGTGACCGACGCGACCTTGAGCCGGCTGGCTCAGATGTATGCAGCGTACCTCGACTCGCTGCGGCCTCCGGGGAAGCCGGCGAGCACCGATTTCGCGCTGCTGCAACAGGAGGCGCTGCGGGTGCTGGATGGGCAGGACGGCGCCACCCCGGCCTTTCAGCACGTGATCGTGGACGAGTACCAGGACACGAATACTGTCCAGGAGCGGCTCTTCTTCCGCCTCGCCGGTGGCAGTCGCAACCTCTGCGTGGTGGGCGACGACGACCAGGCACTCTACCGCTTCCGCGGCGCGACGGTAGAGAACTTTGTGCAATTCCCGCAGCGCTGCATGACTGCGTTCGGCGTGGCGCCGACGACGATCCCCCTCGATACGAACTACCGCTCTCGACGCCAGATCGTGGATTTCTACACGCGTTTCGTGAGCCAATGCGACTGGAGAAACCCGCGCGGTGGGCACTTCCGCGTGACGAGTAAGCAGATTCGGGCCGCGAGCTCCGATGCCGGCGTGGCGATGGTGGCCAGTACAGCGGCTGAGCCGGTCGCTGTGGCGGCCGAGATCGCTGGCCTGGTGAAGCAGCTGCTGGATGGCGGTCGGGTGGAAAACGCCAATCAGATCGCGTTCCTGTTCCCGTCGCTGAAGTCGGCGATGGTGAAGCGGATGCAGAAAGCGTTGGAAGACCGCGGACTGCGGGTCTACGCGCCACGCGCTGGCACCTTCCTGGAGGTGGATGAGTCGGTTGCGCTGTTCGGCGTGTTCCTGCGAGTCTTCGGCCGGCCGGCCCGCGGCGACTTTCGCGGTGAGGACTATGAGAACTACCATCGCTGGCTGGATGAGGCTGAGGCGACCGGGGAACGCCTGTGCCAGGCTGATCGCCGGCTGGACGTATTCGTGCGGGACCGCGAGGGAGAGATCGCCCAGGCCGTGAGCGACTACCAGGCGCTCGTGCAGGTCGCCGAGCGAGAGAACTGGCGGTTGGATGCGCCCTACGAGCCTCGGCGGATGACACGGGCACTGTATAACGCGTCGCGGCTTTCTGAGACGGCTCGCCGCAAGCTCGGGAGTCCGTATTTCGAGAAGGTGATTGAGCGCCGTATCAGCGACGGCCGGCCCTTCTCTCTGAGCTACATCCTGTCGAGCACGACGGCCCTCGACTGGGGCGTCCTGGACCTCTTCTACCGACTGTGCGGCTTCGACCACTTCCGGGCGATGTTCGACCTGGCCGAGTGCGGCGAGGATGAAGGGCCGATCTGTAACCTGGGTTTGATCTCGCAGTACCTGTCGCGTTTCATGGATGAGTACGGCGCGATCATCACCGCGCCGCGGCTGCAGGACGACGGAATGGCGCGCATCTTGTTTAGCGCGTACCTGTTTGCCCTCTTCCGTCGCGGGGAGAGCGAGTACGAGGATGCCGAGGACCCATTCCCGAAGGGGCGTATCCCGTTCCTGACGATCCACCAAGCGAAGGGGCTGGAGTTCCCGGTGGTGGTGTTGGGAAATGCGCGCAAGGATACGAACCGGGGGCCGCAGCCGGTGGAAAGCCTCGTTCACCCACTGCTCGACCGGGAAGGGGAGCCGTTGGAGCGAATGGCCGAGTTCGACGCGATGCGGCTGTTCTACGTGGCCCTGTCGCGGGCCAAGAACTTGCTCGTGATTGCGCATCCGAAAGGCCGCGGTCAGCAAATCAGTAGGCCGTTCCGGGACCTGCTGGACGGTGAAGTCCCGCGCATTCCGCAGCTCGATGTGGCGAGCCTGCCCGTCGCGCGCCTGGTAGAAGATGAGACGCCGCACTCCTACTCGTACACGGGCGACTACCTGTTCTATCGCCGCTGCCCGAGACAGTATATGATCTTCCGCAAGTACGGCTTTGTGCCGTCGCGGTCGCAGACGATGATGTTCGGCTCGCTGGTGCACCGGACGCTGGATGATCTGCACCAGCTCTTGATTTACCGCCGGAGCCAGGAAGAATGA
- a CDS encoding UvrD-helicase domain-containing protein produces the protein MTNQNLQEAASQQLGTIERLWAEASFTPNPAQRDAILHVNGPLYLPAGPGSGKTRVLLWRTLNLIVFHGVSPNAIYLSTFTEKAARQLKEGLRGMLGLASNATGRPYDISQMYVGTVHSLCQRLILDRHFYTERHRGRPPVLVDDLGQYFRLYQARPLGSIHPGSRLRWGRRAEDQCLV, from the coding sequence ATGACCAATCAAAACCTACAAGAAGCCGCTTCACAACAACTCGGGACGATCGAGCGTTTGTGGGCCGAAGCGAGCTTCACTCCCAACCCCGCTCAGCGCGACGCGATCTTGCACGTTAATGGCCCACTTTACCTGCCCGCCGGCCCTGGGTCAGGGAAGACGCGTGTGCTGCTTTGGCGCACCCTCAACCTGATCGTTTTCCACGGGGTATCGCCGAACGCAATCTACCTCTCGACCTTCACGGAAAAAGCGGCGCGGCAGCTCAAGGAGGGACTGCGCGGGATGCTGGGGCTGGCGAGTAACGCGACCGGCCGGCCGTACGATATCTCGCAGATGTATGTCGGCACGGTGCATTCGCTGTGCCAGCGCTTGATCCTGGACCGCCATTTCTACACGGAGCGGCACCGTGGACGACCGCCAGTCCTGGTGGATGACCTCGGCCAGTATTTTCGCTTGTATCAGGCTCGTCCATTGGGAAGCATTCATCCAGGCAGCAGGCTTCGATGGGGACGCCGTGCAGAAGATCAATGCCTTGTTTGA
- a CDS encoding ATP-binding protein has protein sequence MANTAPTNPFFYGGRIVDPPRFVGRTQEIRFIIQRMSGAQMTSVGVVGPPRIGKSSLLYHLYQTYPERVQASQWFLVSYVSLQDARVRNLAGFLQTVGNALATARRWHPKGSLLPAWPTPCRDLPTFRQGLQTMAEAGLRCVLCLDEFEALLDAPTEFDDHFFDALRAAMDDQVLMLIIASARPLSFYGSRVRSVSRFFNLGNTRYLEELSENEARELVRLPIDVGGSVPALGVGDQALALRLGGRHPYLLQMAAYTVFEAQVSGQDETWVRTQFEREAAGYRGVRVRVRQWLAHSLWTTPAAVGRLAGWLGARQDEARNWAVGMVIVLLVILAITGALPVREFLRWLMAVLGLGGGQP, from the coding sequence ATGGCGAACACCGCACCGACCAATCCCTTCTTCTACGGCGGCCGCATCGTGGACCCGCCGCGGTTCGTTGGCCGTACCCAAGAGATCCGTTTCATCATCCAGCGGATGTCCGGCGCGCAGATGACGAGCGTGGGCGTGGTGGGGCCGCCGCGCATCGGGAAGAGCTCGCTGCTCTACCACCTCTACCAGACTTACCCAGAGCGGGTGCAGGCATCGCAGTGGTTCCTGGTGAGCTACGTGAGTCTGCAGGATGCACGGGTGCGCAACCTGGCCGGATTCTTGCAGACGGTGGGAAACGCACTCGCGACGGCCCGCAGATGGCACCCTAAAGGATCCCTGCTCCCAGCCTGGCCGACCCCGTGCCGCGACCTGCCGACGTTTCGCCAGGGCCTGCAGACGATGGCCGAGGCGGGGCTGCGCTGCGTTCTGTGTTTGGACGAGTTCGAGGCGCTCCTGGATGCACCGACCGAGTTCGACGACCACTTCTTCGACGCGTTGCGCGCGGCGATGGATGACCAGGTGCTGATGCTGATCATTGCCTCGGCCCGTCCCCTCAGCTTTTACGGCAGCCGGGTGCGCTCGGTTTCACGCTTCTTCAACCTGGGCAACACCCGTTACCTGGAAGAACTGTCCGAAAACGAAGCGCGCGAGCTGGTACGACTCCCCATTGATGTGGGCGGTTCCGTGCCCGCCCTGGGTGTGGGCGACCAGGCGCTTGCGCTCCGCCTCGGTGGGCGCCACCCGTACCTGCTGCAGATGGCCGCGTATACCGTTTTCGAGGCGCAGGTGAGCGGCCAGGATGAAACATGGGTGCGGACGCAGTTTGAGCGTGAGGCCGCGGGCTACCGTGGCGTGCGGGTGCGGGTGCGGCAGTGGCTTGCGCACTCCCTGTGGACGACGCCCGCGGCGGTGGGGCGGCTGGCCGGCTGGCTCGGCGCGCGGCAGGACGAAGCCAGGAACTGGGCCGTGGGGATGGTGATCGTGCTCTTGGTGATCCTGGCAATAACCGGCGCCTTGCCGGTGCGGGAGTTCTTGCGCTGGCTGATGGCGGTGTTGGGACTGGGCGGAGGGCAGCCATGA